One window of Triticum dicoccoides isolate Atlit2015 ecotype Zavitan chromosome 5A, WEW_v2.0, whole genome shotgun sequence genomic DNA carries:
- the LOC119300988 gene encoding uncharacterized protein LOC119300988 produces the protein MLSRELSLQMHAERLREKEERPPAPPGPNQEDESEQDYNKYRQIWDMKWSKQYGSFEHTTSIPAMCFTDNPMPRFTVHQTTMQIFSVKVTEITGSLQWPLDVFGMIAMRDDLDHNRNIIFNRSRDNCQTLTQQGQHLVLTGPARAVVHEGHPSVYFEAILKVKGATCSEDRDLSLLISRCNIHQSPSKSLVGTRCYTSKLSTLELAYGIIVACAEATIGVEVVEGSWPEGFHGQLTACTASVPHMKVMLLDSGEKEAVAGDGGKMELSRRVVSVERSGQLVVCAVLSRGGEKVVEAETSFAPLEAGRSHDMLDVGSCKLRVTVAWSPILKGYPLRGFSLPSTKAVAS, from the exons ATGTTGTCGCGCGAGCTCTCCCTGCAGATGCACGCGGAGAGGCTAAGGGAAAAAGAAGAGAGGCCCCCGGCGCCGCCGGGTCCGAACCAAGAAGACGAGTCTGAACAGGATTACAACAAGTACCGGCAGATCTGGGACATGAAGTGGTCCAAACAGTACGGCTCTTTCGAGCACACAA CATCGATCCCCGCCATGTGTTTCACGGACAATCCTATGCCTCGTTTCACTGTCCACCAGACCACCATGCAGATCTTCTCAGTCAAGGTCACGGAAATAACTGGCAGTTTACAGTGGCCCCTCGATGTATTTGGCATGATCGCCATGCGCGACGACCTGGATCATAATCGCAACATTATCTTTAACCGCTCAAGGGACAACTGCCAAACCCTCACCCAACAG ggTCAACATTTGGTTCTTACAGGTCCAGCTCGTGCTGTTGTGCATGAGGGGCATCCGTCTGTGTACTTTGAGGCCATTCTAAAAGTTAAGGGCGCTACCTGTTCAGAGGACAGAGATCTAAGCCTCCTGATCAGCCGCTGCAATATCCATCAATCGCCATCCAAATCGCTTGTGGGCACCAGATGCTACACAAGTAAGCTCAGCACACTGGAGCTGGCATATGGCATCATCGTCGCTTGCGCCGAGGCCACCATCGGAGTCGAGGTGGTCGAGGGGTCATGGCCAGAAGGGTTCCACGGCCAGTTGACTGCATGTACTGCCAGTGTTCCCCACATGAAAGTCATGCTGCTCGATTCAGGCGAGAAAGAGGCCGTCGCTGGCGACGGCGGCAAGATGGAACTCTCGCGCCGTGTTGTCTCTGTTGAAAGGTCTGGGCAGCTCGTGGTCTGTGCTGTGCTGTCTCGTGGTGGCGAGAAGGTGGTGGAGGCTGAGACGTCCTTTGCACCATTGGAGGCTGGTAGAAGCCATGACATGCTTGATGTTGGCTCGTGTAAGCTGCGAGTCACGGTGGCCTGGTCGCCAATTCTGAAAGGCTATCCACTTCGTGGTTTTTCTCTACCTTCCACCAAGGCTGTTGCTAGCTAG
- the LOC119300986 gene encoding ATP synthase subunit alpha, mitochondrial-like, translated as MEFSPRAAELTTLLESRMTNFYTNFQVDEIGRVVSVGDGIARVYGLNEIQAGEMVEFASGVKGIALNLENENVGIVVFGSDTAIKEGDLVKRTGSIVDVPAGKAMLGRVVDALGVPIDGKGALSDHERRRVEVKAPGIIERKSVHEPMQTGLKAVDSLVPIGRGQRELIIGDRQTGKTAIAIDTILNQKQMNSRGTNESETLYCVYVAIGQKRSTVAQLVQILSEANALEYSILVAATASDPAPLQFLSPYSGCAMGEYFRDNGMHALIIYDDLSKQAVAYRQMSLLLRRPPGREAFPGDVFYLHSHLLERAAK; from the coding sequence ATGGAATTCTCACCCAGAGCTGCGGAACTCACGACTCTATTAGAAAGTAGAATGACCAACTTTTACACGAATTTTCAAGTGGATGAGATCGGTCGAGTGGTCTCAGTTGGAGATGGGATTGCACGTGTTTATGGATTGAACGAGATTCAAGCAGGAGAAATGGTGGAATTTGCCAGCGGTGTGAAAGGAATCGCCTTAAATCTTGAGAATGAGAATGTAGGTATTGTTGTCTTTGGTAGTGATACCGCTATTAAAGAAGGAGATCTTGTCAAGCGCACTGGATCTATTGTGGATGTTCCTGCGGGAAAGGCCATGTTAGGCCGTGTGGTCGACGCCTTGGGAGTACCTATTGATGGAAAAGGGGCTCTAAGCGATCACGAACGAAGACGTGTCGAAGTGAAAGCCCCAGGGATTATTGAACGTAAATCTGTGCACGAACCCATGCAAACAGGCTTAAAAGCAGTGGATAGCCTGGTTCCTATAGGCCGTGGTCAACGAGAACTTATAATCGGGGACAGACAAACTGGAAAAACTGCAATAGCTATCGATACTATATTAAACCAAAAGCAAATGAACTCAAGGGGCACAAATGAGAGTGAGACATTGTATTGTGTCTATGTTGCGATTGGACAAAAACGCTCGACTGTGGCACAATTAGTTCAAATTCTTTCAGAAGCGAATGCTTTGGAATATTCCATTCTTGTAGCAGCCACCGCTTCGGATCCTGCTCCTCTGCAATTTCTGTCCCCATATTCAGGGTGTGCCATGGGGGAATATTTCCGCGATAATGGAATGCACGCATTAATTATATATGATGATCTAAGTAAACAGGCGGTGGCATATCGACAAATGTCATTATTGTTACGCCGACCACCAGGCCGTGAGGCTTTCCCAGGGGATGTTTTCTATTTACATTCCCATCTCTTAGAAAGAGCCGCTAAATGA
- the LOC119300989 gene encoding putative laccase-17: MSSSVCSLSLLGLAAALLLCCSRPAIAKEQRHEFVIQEAAVTRLCNMRSIVTANGQFPGPAVEVNEGDSLVVTVVNNATYNVTIHWHGVRQMRTGWSDGPEFVTQCPIRPGGSYTYRFTVAGQEGTLWWHAHSSWLRATVYGALIVRPRDPVPYPFDFHGELAPIMLGEWWDMNPIDVIRTATRTGAAPNVSDAITVNGQPGDLYNCSSQDTAVFPVKSGETNLLRFINAALNTELFVSLAGHTMTVVGADASYLKPYNATVIVLGPGQTTDVLVTFDQPPGRYYLAARAYASAQGVPFDNTTTTAIFDYGAGGTASPAMPTLPAYNDTATVTTFTTSLRNLHSVGLPSAVDEDLFFTVGVGLFNCSSGQNCGGPNNTRFAASINNASFVLPSTVSILQAHYQGDAAATGVFTTDFPANPPVQFDYTAQNVSRALWQPVPGTKVYKLKYGSVVQIVLQGTNIFAGENHPIHTHGYDFFILAEGFGNFEAATDTAKFNLDDPPMRNTVGVPVNGWAVIRFVADNPGVWLMHCHLDVHITWGLAMAFLVEDGVGELQSLGAPPPDLPIC, encoded by the exons ATGTCGAGCTCAGTCTGCTCCCTGTCGCTCCTTGGCCTTGCTGCCGCTCTTCTTCTCTGCTGCTCCCGGCCTGCGATCGCCAAGGAGCAGCGCCACGAGTTCGTG ATCCAGGAGGCGGCGGTGACGAGGCTGTGCAACATGCGGAGCATCGTGACGGCGAACGGGCAGTTCCCGGGGCCGGCGGTGGAGGTGAACGAGGGCGACTCCCTCGTCGTCACCGTCGTCAACAACGCCACCTACAACGTCACCATCCACTG GCACGGCGTGAGGCAGATGCGGACGGGGTGGTCGGACGGGCCGGAGTTCGTGACGCAGTGCCCGATCCGGCCGGGGGGCAGCTACACGTACCGCTTCACGGTGGCCGGGCAGGAGGGCACGCTGTGGTGGCACGCGCACAGCTCCTGGCTCCGGGCCACCGTCTACGGCGCGCTCATCGTCCGCCCGCGCGACCCCGTCCCCTACCCCTTCGACTTCCACGGCGAGCTCGCCCCCATCATGCTCG GCGAGTGGTGGGACATGAACCCCATCGACGTCATCCGCACCGCCACGCGCACCGGTGCAGCTCCCAACGTCTCCGACGCCATCACCGTCAACGGCCAACCCGGCGACCTCTACAACTGCTCCTCCCAAGACACGGCCGTGTTCCCGGTCAAGTCCGGCGAGACCAACCTATTGCGCTTCATCAACGCGGCGCTCAACACCGAGCTCTTCGTCTCCCTCGCCGGCCACACCATGACCGTCGTGGGCGCCGACGCCTCCTACCTCAAGCCGTACAACGCCACCGTCATCGTGCTCGGGCCTGGCCAGACCACGGACGTCCTCGTCACTTTCGACCAGCCGCCGGGCCGGTACTACCTCGCCGCCCGCGCCTACGCCAGCGCGCAGGGCGTGCCCTTCgacaacaccaccaccaccgccatctTTGACTACGGCGCCGGTGGCACGGCGAGCCCGGCGATGCCGACCCTCCCGGCGTACAATGACACAGCCACGGTGACCACGTTCACGACGAGCCTGCGCAACCTCCACTCGGTGGGCCTCCCCTCGGCGGTCGACGAGGACCTTTTCTTCACCGTCGGCGTCGGCCTCTTCAACTGCTCCAGCGGACAGAACTGCGGCGGCCCCAACAACACGCGGTTCGCGGCGAGCATCAACAACGCCTCCTTTGTGCTCCCCTCCACCGTCTCCATCCTCCAGGCACACTACCAGGGCGATGCCGCCGCCACCGGCGTCTTCACCACCGACTTCCCGGCCAACCCGCCGGTGCAGTTCGACTACACGGCGCAGAATGTGAGCCGCGCGCTCTGGCAGCCCGTGCCAGGCACCAAGGTGTACAAGCTCAAGTACGGCTCCGTGGTGCAGATCGTGCTCCAGGGCACCAACATCTTCGCCGGGGAGAACCACCCTATCCACACCCATGGCTACGACTTCTTCATCCTCGCTGAGGGCTTCGGAAACTTCGAGGCCGCTACCGACACCGCAAAGTTCAACCTCGACGACCCGCCAATGAGGAACACGGTGGGCGTCCCGGTGAATGGGTGGGCTGTCATCCGGTTCGTCGCCGATAACCCTGGGGTGTGGCTGATGCACTGCCATCTGGATGTGCACATCACCTGGGGCCTCGCCATGGCCTTCCTGGTCGAGGATGGGGTAGGAGAGCTGCAGTCCCTTGGGGCACCCCCACCAGACCTGCCAATTTGCTGA
- the LOC119300990 gene encoding SWR1 complex subunit 6-like — translation MDGEEENPGPFRRTSSRTRRMASRMASALSSSDNRAQAALARLDALESDNAGVEVVDLNDDEYGSTDEEDHVLMQKKQSKNMKRKTRQGKALEKRAVRSFMDVLQEANLEALPPHVPAYLRAAVGPPSTSSRRHYCSVCGNSSNYTCPRCGTRFCSCRCQVIHNDTRCLKFVA, via the exons ATGGACGGGGAGGAGGAGAACCCGGGGCCCTTCCGCCGCACGAGCTCGCGAACGCGGCGGATGGCCTCGCGCATGGCCTCCGCCCTCTCCAGCTCCGACAACCGCGCGCAG GCTGCTTTGGCTCGTCTTGATGCGCTTGAGAGTGATAATGCTGGGGTTGAGGTGGTGGATCTCAATGATGATGAGTATGGATCTACGGATGAGGAGGACCATG TTTTGATGCAAAAGAAGCAATCAAAGAACATGAAACGCAAGACAAGGCAAGGAAAAGCTTTGGAGAAGAGGGCGGTAAGATCTTTCATGGATGTTTTACAAGAG GCAAATCTGGAGGCCTTGCCACCTCATGTCCCAGCATATCTGAGGGCTGCTGTGGGTCCACCGAGCACTTCATCCCGTCGCCATTACTGCTCTGTTTGTGGGAATTCTTCAAATTACACATGCCCCAGGTGTGGAACACGGTTCTGTTCTTGCCGCTGCCAAGTCATACACAATGACACTCGCTGCCTGAAATTTGTGGCTTGA